DNA sequence from the Acanthopagrus latus isolate v.2019 chromosome 15, fAcaLat1.1, whole genome shotgun sequence genome:
ATTGTGCTCTTGTGCAGCATTGATAGGGAAAAAAAGCGTTGCCTGCACATCTGCAGTGATTTCAGACCATTGCTCAACTGCCTTTGTTCctgtttgaaaagaaagaacaaaaactcTGAGGTTTTCCTGTTTTGGTAACCACTGAGTCAAGCTGGCTTATCTGCAGAGGGGGCCAGAGACATAAGAGTGGATAGAGGAAGGAGCGATAATGTAAAACCGCGCACAAGAAACAGAATTACACATATTGTCCTAATTCACAAGCAGCTGAAAATGACTCAAGCTTTAACGAGCCATGCCTACATCTATTTCAGTCGTCTGCCCCCTAAAATTAGCATTAACCTGAatgatttctgtttctgtatctgAATGTAGACAACGGTCCAGCAGGCAGTCGGAGGACAGGCACAGCCACTGTATTTGTTGAGGTGCAGGATGTTAACGACAACAGACCCATCTTTCTGCAAAACAGCTATGAGACCAGCATACTAGAGAGTGTGTCCCAAGGAGCCAGCATCCTTCaggtagaaaacacacacacagctaaacaCACCTAGCAACAATCTGTCACTTTATTTCTTAACATaacaatcacaaaacacaaagaatcaGGAACAGTGGGGTCTCTTTTTGGCTCAGGTTGTGTATGCATTGTCTGTATTGGTAACTCATTAGGTTTTGAGACCTCCATGAAATCGTACTACAAAAACGCCCTGAATCTGTCTAAATGTACATGAATTAGCGGACGGATGATACTTGGGCCTACAAAATGTGATTAGAAGTCAAGTTtggtcttcaaaataaaagtaattctGAGAAGTATGACTATATTGCTGTGTATTGCTGGTGGATTATTGCTCAGTGTGTCTTGTTTAGTTTGGATCCAGTTTATTCCTGTGCTACATCAAATTCTAACTGAGAGAACTGTAATCAAGTTGAGTTGTTGTCGGATCAGTGAATTTTCTCTCTTGCGAATTTGCTGAAAAAGAACATCTATGCACAACAGTGTCACCTGCCAAAGAGGGTGAAATGATCATTCATACAAAAATTATGTAAACCCTGCTACAACGGCTGTTTGATTGCCAATTTTTTAAGCCTCGTTTTGTTGCAATCCTTATTTGCTTAACATTCAAAGTATGCTTTTATGTACTCCACACTTGGTATTAGTGATGTTCAAAGCACCAACCATGAAATATACCGTGTATTGCTTCTTTTCAGTCAGTTAGCCCTCAACCAGTCCTCAAGTCAGATTTCAGTGACATAGTCAAATAGACATGGCATAGTGAGGTGGGGCTCCACGCTGGCTTCTGGCTGTGGTGTCTGTCGGGCTGGAGACAGGGATGCACGTGTGCCCTCTCGCTCATACGGCCTGCGATGGGGCGGTCTTCTGAAGGAGAGGTTGTAGGAACGCCGATATGAGCCCAGCCTCTTCCACACCTTGAGCTGGGGCTCACTGGACCGGCTTCTTCCATGGGTCATGCTCTCCCCTGGGCCACAGCTCGCCTCGGAGTCCCCATCCTGTTCTGAGGGCCTGCACACTGCCAGGAAGGCTGCTAACCCAGCCAGCAGCAGTGATAAGCCCAGCACTACCATGATGGTAAATTCTGGGTCGTAGTTGTCTGAAGAGTAGGATGGAGGCTGTGAGATGGTGGTGGTCAGGTTGGACAGagttacattttctgtgttggAGGTAATGGTGAAGTTGGAGCCTGGCTCAGTGGTGTTCATGTTGTCTCAGCCCtggatggagaaaaacaacattagacAACAGGTCTATGCTAGCATGttgttgtgtgcatgtatttgGGTGCATGTGTTCTGTGTATATGTGGTCAGCCTTTGCCAAAGTGCCACAGTAGCTCCCTGCTTCACTAACCAAGCCTATCCAAGCTGAGTGggttaattttcattttatttagatCATACACTCAAGGGCTTAtgataaacatacacacacacacatatacacacatgcacaaatacgCACAGAAACGCCTGCATGCACATGCAGATGCTGTGAGTGTTTGGCATTTGCGGCAATTATGTAGCTATTAAATCAAGGACTACAAAACAGTCAATGCTTGACAGGCTTTCTTCAATGTAAAACAAATTGGGTTTATTAAAATGCCCCTTGTAAAATGCAACGCACCCACCTCTCCAACCCCGGTCTCCAATTATCCCCCCTCTCTTCTGTGCACCCCCATCTTCAGCATagtaacatttgtaaatgtcatCGTCCTTAATTCAGCGGAGACAAAGCATGGCTTATCGGTTTAAGGGAAACACATTGGGACgtgaaattatttttaagaCCAAATGCCAGGAAAGCTGTGAAAAGGCCAGTGGAGCAGGATGGCTCGTTAGAGAGTCAGTTCATTAGTCAGCGCCTGCAAGCACatatgccacacacacacacacatacacacgcacaacTACTCCAACACAAACTTTCTTCCTCACCCACACATACTGTAGACTGTGCTGCACATATTCGTGATTAGGCACGCTGCTCTTAAGCTTGGCAGCTTAGCTGTTAGGtactctccctctctatcaCCCCACATTGTTGCTCCCGCAGATCTGTCTACTCAGCTAGTTTTGAAACAGCCAAACTCGTCTTCTCAGAAACACTTTTTCTAACCTATTCACATTTGTCAAATTTGACCAATTATGCGTGCAAGTTCTCCAGTTCTCCTCTCTTAGTAGTGTTATTGCTTATACTTCCTATTagatgtttgttttagttttttatttgccACTTGATTACTCTCTGATTTATGGTATTTTTTGTATGATATGCATAGTGGTAGAACAAATCAATGGAGAACACAGGAACAGCtcataaatgtcaaatgtggaGCCTCTGTTCACTAACACTCAAATCTACTTTTCAGATAAGTCctcaacaaactaaaacaaatggATGCAACAGTCTCCACATACTCCCCTAGACAATGTGCAGTGACTCAAGCACATGTCAAGCAGCTCACATGCCTTTTAGGGTTTCAAATTCCAAATTGAGACTGCACCGCAGACATAAATACGTTTTGTAAGAGACGTTAAGGGGATTGTTAGCAATCTCAGGACTGAAGAGATTTGAAAGAATTTAATTATGTTTACTTCTAAAATGCTAAGCAATCAACATTTCTTTCCCAGATTAAACCTTTagttatttgaaataaaaaccttgAAAAATGTATACTCACACCCACACTTTAGACACTCTTAAAAACAGCACCTTGCTTAATTCCAGTAACTGAGGTCAGACCTGTTTCTTGGCtccacacacttgtttttccccccttaaACTGCTGCTTTcccagagacagaggggagaacgatggggaggaagaggggaacaAGGAGGAAAAGGGGGTAAAAATGTGGGGAGCAGCATTACGATTAAAagatgtcactgttgttttaatCCCGGGGTGTCAAAAACAATAGTGTGTTGCCTGAACCACACGGCGGCTTAGTGAATAATCTCCCAACGTTTACACTCCACATGCTTACACTTACAACATCTGGCTCTGCAATGTAGTCCTACACTTTATACACCCCTTTTATGGCCTAAGTGGTGCAGTCCACTGTGTAATACCCTATTCATCACTCACCAATCTGACCCCCCAGCCTCTTTTTTCTCccgtctccccctcccctctcctcctctttctcctcttctctccacatcTCTTTATAAAGCTAATGAGACTGAAGTTGGGCCCCTCTTCACagggggagtgagagagagcaaaggaggaCACACAGGgcaagatagagagagacagagagagagagagagagagagtgcgcaagactgcagtgtgtgtgtgtgtgtgtgtgtatttgtgcgtaCCCAAGTACATGTTCATGTGCTTGAGTGTCTTGAGTGTGGGTCTCTGTATGCTATTGCATATGCACTTTGTAGGCACCTCCACAGGTTTTGACACATCCACAGAGGAGCGGGGTGTGACATGAACTCATCCAGTGCCAGCGGCTCTGTGCCTCTCCGGATTCAGAAGTCAGTCTTATGACATGGCCCATTCAGCAGCAGCCCAGCATGCTGCACTATTTATCTGTGTACACTGTGGAGCCGTGCTGTCTGTGCTGGGTTTAGGTTTTTGGCTGCTTTTGGCTAtctgcctgagagagagagaggttctACCATTACAGACTGACTGCCAAGTCATGTTGGGGTTGTTGTGGCAACAAGACACTGGGCACCAGCGGATGTGTGGTGAATGAGGGAGAATACCGATTTATCCATCTGTTAGTAGAGAAGAAAATCTGTATGAAATGTACAGTGTATCGTGTGACTTAATGGAGATAAACAAACCCCAGAGGTAAACACTGAGCAACAGACTCTCTGGTAACTAAATCCAACTGCTCAGTTctcatagagagagagatatattGTGTCTTGCATATTTCTGCACTCCGTGACACCattgtcaagtcaagtcagttttattcacagagccaaatatcacaaatcacatttcctcagggggctttacaatctgtaccATGTCAGActgcaaaatgaaaagtgttttgACTTTGTAATGGTAGCAGATGTGAAAAGGGATTCATGGCATTGCTGCACAATGAAAGGACGTTTTTTTATCCCAAACgccagaacaaatgttggcaACGATGGATTGAATTTAGGTTGATTTGATTGGATTGGTTTAGGTTAATCACAGCTGGACATGGCTGGTTTTCCCCAGtttgtcccgaggtctccttaaaaatatccagtggtgtcaagCCTAACGCTAGTAACACTCTCCACCTACAGATATTTAAAGGGGCCACAAGGCCATAAACATATAGTGTAAACATGAAATGAGAGAATCAATATGACATGTCGAcctatgacacatacaaatgtggatgtatcagtggtttgcagagtTCAAGTTCTTACTGTAAGTACCTACTATCTGTTTGTGATTGTCTTTACAGGTTCAAGCTACAGATGCAGACGAGGGGGAGAATGGTCGAGTTCTGTACAGGATCCTGACTGGTAAGTGCTGCTCTACTTTGATTTTCCTACCAGGTGTGCACTAGAttcaagcatttattttttgttgtgttgtcaatagatgattaaaaaaaaaaaaaaaaaaacgaaatcTCAAAGGAAAAGTTTCAGTGATTCAAGCTTTTGACATGTCCAGTGCTCTTTCTCTTGTCTGGCAGCAGTCAGTGTGTACGAGGCAGCTCCCaccacagtgaaaacaccaGTAATGACAGGTtctcaaaatgttaaattgcACTGGAAGCAACTAAAATTGTCTAGACCCAGAGACTGGATTAAATGTTTTGctaaaatttgcatttttgtagacatgtcttttcctgtctccctctcactctctctttgtcttgctctctctctctctctctcgctctctctctctctctcccgctctacatttgtttgtgtgtctgtgtgtgtgtgtgcgcgtgcgcatgtgtgcatGGCAGGGAACAGCAACAATCTCTTCagcatagacagacagacaggcctgGTGACAAGAGGCCTCAGGGCTCTGGACAGAGAAACCAGCAGC
Encoded proteins:
- the LOC119034157 gene encoding uncharacterized protein C10orf105-like, giving the protein MNTTEPGSNFTITSNTENVTLSNLTTTISQPPSYSSDNYDPEFTIMVVLGLSLLLAGLAAFLAVCRPSEQDGDSEASCGPGESMTHGRSRSSEPQLKVWKRLGSYRRSYNLSFRRPPHRRPYEREGTRASLSPARQTPQPEASVEPHLTMPCLFDYVTEI